The Phaseolus vulgaris cultivar G19833 chromosome 5, P. vulgaris v2.0, whole genome shotgun sequence genomic interval AAGCAATGTGTTGTTGGATTCAGATTTTCAGGCACGAGTTGCTGATTTTGGTTTTGCAAAGTTGATCCCTGATGGGGCAACACATGTGACTACTAGAGTTAAGGGCACCCTAGGCTACCTTGCACCTGAATATGCTATGCTAGGTAAAGCAAATGAGAGTTGTGATGTCTACAGTTTCGGAATTCTCCTTCTAGAACTTGCTAGTGGGAAAAAGCCACTTGAAAAACTTAGTTCTACGGTAAAGAGATCAATAAATGACTGGGCACTTCCATTGGCTTGTGAGAAGAAGTTTAGTGAGCTAGCAGATCCAAAACTGGAGGGTAACTATGTGGAGGAAGAGCTTAAAAGGGTCGTTTTAATTGCTCTATTATGTGCTCAGAGTCAGGCAGAGAAGAGGCCCACCATACTTGAGGTTGTAGAACTACTGAAGGGAGAATCCAAAGATAAGTTAGTTCAGCTGGAAAATAATGAAATCTTTAAGAACCCTCCTGCAGCACATACTGATGATGAGAACTTTGCAGCTGAAGGCAGTTCAGATTTCATCTCAGAAGAGAAAGAATCAAAACCTGAGGTGGAAGACAAAACTGGGGCATGAACAACTATTTGAATGAGATAGAACTTTGAATTTGATGTGTTAAATACAGATTGTGAATCTGCGTGTTTTTTTTGTATTACTATATTTATTACTTGTGCAGGGAAAGACTGGGCTGGGCGCCTATTTATTAGAGAGAGGGGGCTGCTTGTCTCTCCTTCCCACACTATGAATGTGGCTAGCTTTGAATCATGCAGAGTTGCTGAAGTCTCAAACTAGGAATTTGTTAAATACACATTGTGAAGTTCTcaaaatttataactttttgtTTGGAAACACTTTCTTTTCGCAGGGGTATAATGTATAGAGCCGTTGTCTATAGGTTGTTTTGTAATACTCATTACTCATGCTCATAAGTAAAAGTCATGCCATAAGCAAAAATAAAGAAAGCGTTCAccttactaattatttttacatcctggaatttcaaataaactaaaatattttaatacttctatttaaatatatagcttaatatataatttatcataTACATTTTATCACTTTCATCGATGTTTATCACTTTGGTTTCTTTTGGGTATTTACACTCATTTATCATGTCAGAATTTCGTACGACTGCATTTTCCTTTTAGACTAACTTAATGTAACAGTTAAATTAAGCGAAAGATACGGAGTAACTTCCTAGGACTTTACATTTTAAGTATATTTGTCTCGAATCACATGAATGCGTAAATACATACGTAGTGCAAAATTACCAAAGCTTTGGTTTTAGATATGAAATGAGTCAATCTAAAAACACTGAAAAATTATTCAtaagtattaaaaaatagatCCTGAAAATAAAAAGGGAAGTTTATATATTAGAGAGGATTTTGATGCTCATAATATtgttcaaaaaataatatttagcaCGCGTACGAGTTCACAATCATCTGCTTGGGCTATTAATGCAGCTGCTTTTGCTTGGAAAAAATACTAGGCGCCACACATATGCCAAAGCAGGTAAATGTTGTGTCTGTTAACTATTTACAAAGCTATGATATACCGTTATTACAAAACCCCTAGGATCAGTAGGATGCACAAACAATACACAATACAACATATTCTGACGTGTTTCAAAAATGAAAGGATCTGCCACTTTGTATATTTtcgaacaaaaatatttttatctcaaGAGAATGTGTCCTCGCGATCTCCCTCGGCAACTGTCTCCCCTTCCTCCATATTGCTGAACTCTAAGAAATGAGTTGGTCTATGATCCTCGTGGTAATATTCCCTTGGAGTCCCAAGCTTCACTCCATATTTCATCCCCGACGCGTGTCTCACTCCCATGAAGTTATAATTCCATGGTCCATTATCAGGAACCtacaaaattttaacaaaaaaccACTAAATCAAGATGATGATgatcataattttaattaaaaattataatcacTTCTAAAAGATAATGAATCAACGTGATTATCTAACACAACTACACGCTAACAAACTAGACAACTTCAAGCAGGCAGGAAAACTTACCATATAGAAACCAAGGAAGCGATCACTGAGAAGCATCTGCACCTTTTCATAATGAGTGGGAAGGTAACCATGTGGATTGCTTCCCGTATCCTTATTGACACGACCCCATTCATAACCAGATGGAGTGAGCTTATATGCAGTTAAAGAACAAGAACCAGGAGTAAAGCTGCAAGTCAATATAATACATTTCTCCCCATCCCATTGCTTATTGTTCTCTAGGATCTTGGCATGTGAAGTGAGATCCTGCAAAAAGATCAACTCTCAAGTGAGATACTGTTACCATGAAACATATTCCCTGATAAGCAAAAGATAGGGGAGGAGCAATTGTTTCAAACACTATATCATCATATTTTAAAACCCGTTCCTATATTCCTAAAGGAGAATTAAAACCACGATGTCTTGTAATCgaattaaaacaaaacaaattgcAAAATTGATGAAAGCAAACCTGAGGCGACAACTGAGGAAGTTCATTTGGTTGCGTATGCATCCATCCCAAAGGCTCTAAATCATTTAAGAAATCATGCTCTGGAAGAGCCGATGGCAGATGAACTTGTTGGTGAGTCCCCCATTGTGGTGGCATCACAATACAGCGAATTTCTTTAACCTGAGGATTGTCTGGAGGACTTATGCCATACATGTAACCAGAAATTTGCGTTCGAAGATCTGCTATGCATataaactttttcaaaatattctttgGCATAATATAGGTGTATCCAGTTTCCTGCAACACAAAATCTGAAATTTAGCTTCGGAAAAGAGTTGCAACAGAATTTGGCCAAAAGGATGACAACTTAGCACAAACCTTTATATCCTCAGAGTTCACATATATATGGTTCACACGAAGATATAAATTTGTGGCAGATATTGCCCTGACACGCCAGTCAGTCTTAGAACCAAAAGCGGCTTGCTCATAAGGACTAGTGGTGGTAACTATGAGTTCTTCACCATGAACATTTGTAGTTTTTGTTGTTACAGCTGTCACCTGATTTGCTTCATGTGCCTGCAAATTTATAAATACAGAACTAAGATAAAGTAATTCGAGTTCCAGACGAAGAGAAAATCAAGTTTACAAAATCAAGAAGaataaaaaggagaaaaaatagtctttaattttatatccaagaagcaacaaaattaatataaccTGTTTCTCAATCTCTGCAATCTGTTGCCGCTGTTGAGAAGGTGGAGTAATCTCAGCTCCAAGTATAATATCACGGATCTCAGATTGAGTCAAGGCTGAAGTATTGACGTTATTTTTCTTGGCATAATCTGAAAGTATAAGATCTCTTAACGCAACCTCCACCTGTCAATGCATCAAGTTTTAATCCATAAATACCAAGAGGAAAAAGAAAGTTGCAGAATCAGGAACTACACAACTTTATCAACAAATAACATTCAAAATAACAGGCTTTTTAGCAACCAAGAGTCTAAAAGCTAAAACTACCTTCATCCACTGGTCATCACTTAGAGAAGGCCAGATGTGATGAGGTTCGGTGACGATGGTTTTATCAGGCTTCAGTAACATTTTTGCCTTTTCATTATTCACGTGAAGTGCACGCAGAATCAGAATTAGCCTAGAGAATGCAGTGTATGAAGATATACTCTTCAACCAGTCATCATAGATGTTGAACAACACCATTTGTGGTTCTGTGGCCTTCAAAATAAGATCCccaaatttttcaattttcaaacaTGCCTGGAAAGGAAGTTGCAGTTCACTTCCTTTAATAACAATGTTGGGGAAATCCAACAAGTGAACCTCCAATGGATCCAACATTCCTTTTCGAGTGACAATGATTTGCTTTGGCTGTTCTTCCACAGGCAAAGACCTTACAAGAGCAGCAACTTCCTCTGCTGTTTTCCACTTTGCCAACTGCCCAAGACGCTTCTGACCAGCCCACACACTGGTATGAATAACCTGCAAACAAGGTAGGATATGAAAGATCAATAACTTGACAACAAATGTTAGAAACACCTCAGTAAAGACTGCAGAATGTAAACAAACCTTGAGAAACAACTGTCCAGTCCTCggattgaaaataaatatagcaCCATTGATGGGCTTCGTAGTAAGATTTCCTTCAAAAGTCTTGTGAATAGTAACACGATACACATTTGTGTCATCAACAAACCATATGATTTGGTTGCTGAATATCTCTCCATAGTTTTGAGAAGACAAATATGGTTCAGTGGGCTCAGAAGAGTACAATTGCAAACCTTTCCTTATCCGTTCCCTCAACACATATAGTGCAGGATTGGACTGCATATACACAACATTATTAGTTTAAGGACTGTTAGATAACATAATACACTTACGTTCACACTATGGACACCATAGCTTGGTGGAGATGGTGTGAATATAGATTAAAACAGgtcattaaaattttaatccCCCAAAAGTACAAGTCAATATATGCAAGTGATATATGATGTATGATGGTTTATTACCTTCATGATCTTATTCATGGCCTGTTGAAGTAGTGGTTTTGACCCAGGGAACCAGTTACCAAATGCAGAATGCAAATTATATGCCAAATCAATGCCAATCATTACACCTGCATGGAAAATAACGTAGTTAGCTCTACAtacaaaaatacatataatGGAGAATAGAAAAATGGTAGGGATATATATACCAGTAGGAGATGGATATATGGACATGTTATCTGTTGTATAATCCATAAACTTAGCCCTAGTGTAACGTTCAATATCGTGAGAGTCGTAATCACCCCATCGTAGTTGAACATCAATCCAGTACTTATTGCTTGCCTTCTGATCAAAAACATCCTTAGATTCAGCTACAAGACTGGGCTTCGACATTGGCCATCTATGAGCGGCAAAGAGAAGAATATCAGCACAAGAACTGTTCATTTTGTAACTTTTCCTTGGATGGATGGTTTCCTTCTGAACGGTTTCAATTTCCAAAGCATCCAACTCTTGATCCAAAACCTGACAGAGATCCATAACAACACTCTCATGGATTTTCTGCCACAAATGAGCTCGGAATATCTGAATAAGGGATATCTTCAAAGTTGGTATTTTTCCATGCATGAAAATACCAGTCAGATCTAGCTGCACTTGGAAACCCACATAAACATTGGCTCGGTTAATGGTTGGCGACCACCACAGCGTAAATCTTCGGTTGGGTATTTGGTTGAGACCAGATCTCTGAGCATTGGTGAGCTTCTTATACTTCATGGATTCTTCAAAACCAGATGCCTTTTCCCAAAAAAGACCTTCCCAAGTTGGAAAGCTAACGGTGAAAAGTAACAATAAGTTAATTAATTAGAGCTCTTTCCATAGTAGGCACACAATACAAAGAATTAAAACCTGGGTCAAACAGCAAAACAAGCTCAAAGGCAAGTAAGACTTACTATGTTCCTTTGAATAAAGTATGTTCGAGAATTCCTTCAACTCCTCCAAGAGCTTGAATAACATCAGTTCGGTAATTGTTCAAATTCCACAACTTCCCATCGTGCCTCTGATGTGTCCACCAGAAGGGGTTTTGTTTCAGAACTTGGTACTGCTTGAAATCAGTTCGTACCCTCCATCCTTTATCATAAGCCAAAGTGTGTCTATCCTTTTGAAACAGAGTGTTAATACGTGGTATACCTCTATCCCATGAATCCTGCGGAACACATTAACATAACTTAGTAGAGAAATACGTAGATTTGTCCCAAAGAAAAACACATGCACATTACCACTGTATTATCCAGAGTCACGACAACTACCAaaacacaaatattaaaatcaataaaaagtCAACAGAAACTCACTTCCAGATCTTCGAGGGTCAACCGTCTGTTTTGTGCCTGTGCTTCCTGTCTTTTCAACGCATATTCAGCCCAGACACGCTGTGAATCAATGAACTCGCTCTCCCAAGGctgcatgatccaagagaacATAAAgataaagtttattttaatatatgacTCTTCATAAGCCACATGACAAGGCAAATGCATACAGATTAGTACATATAAGAGGAAGACAATTAATTAAGGTTCACCTGTATATAACGATAAAGGTTGGGAATCAGTTGGTCCTCCTCGTGACTCATTCCACTCCTGAAGTGGGTTACTCCAACATCTGTCTGCTGACTGTATCGAAGATCACTTTGTGGAATCAAAATGTGACCCATGGACAACATTCCAAGCCCTCCTATTTCTTTAGGAGTGTAGAAAATGACAGGTGGGAACCTGATAAAAGATACAGTGGAGCATAGATTTGAACATTAAAACCCActatttatgaataaaatattaagaaacaACTAATATACCTaccataaaaaaaagaattaattacCTGCTAGGCATCTTTGAGTTGAGCCCAATCTTAATACGAGtctgaattttattttcacatttaacTAGCAAATCTAACAGCTCTTGGGTATGCACAGTTGCCTCTCGGAAATAGGTCATAAGCcctgaaaacaaacaaagaccATGAGAAAACCAATGATGACCTCTTCACAGACTATCTCACAATTCAGCTTCACTCACCAATTAAAGCTGTATTCCACTTATTGACAATTTTCGTGAATGTAGTGGAACCAGAAGACATAAGAATCTGTCTCACACGATTCTCAAAAACTTTCATGTGTTCATCATCAACTCGTAAGAAAGCAACAGCTGTCCTTTCTTTTGTCTGTTCATTCTGGAGATTCCAGACACCGTCTCTTGTGTTACTGAATGCTTCTTGGGTCATTCTAATTTTAGGAAGTATCCTTACTTCAAACCCACACCTAAAGGTGATTGACAGATGTAAGTAAAGATAGCTTCATTCATTGCATACAATTCAAAAAACCCAAAACGATATGGAGTAAGATATGACAAATTGGTATTAAGGAAATTACAAAATAGAAATACAAAGTTTCATATGGACAGTAGAATGACATAGAGTGAAAGCAACTAAAAGAACTAAACcatttaaaactatattttcaACCATAATCATGATAAATTAGACATCCAAGGCCAGTTAAATATTCTTAAAGGCTTGAATGCAATGAAAAAGGGAAAGATAAAAAGGAATTGGTATTGCTGAAAATAATCAACACTCACATGCTGAATAGCAAGTTTGGATTATCCTTGCTGTAAACAGAAACAAAGCTGTTCTCCCACTCCAATGTTGTGATGCTTCGAGGAAGACGATTCTTCATATCCCAAAAGACACTCCTCCCAAGATTGACTGAATTACACCAATTAAAATGTCAAACAAATAAAGAACCAAACGTCAATACATATAAAAACCACACAAGGTAAAATGGAGAATCCACTACCATCATGTTTCATGAGCCTCATTCTAGCATCTCTTGGCCAGCACTTTTTATTATTGTAGCCCACCATGTTCTCATTGTTAGGATCAGGGTGCTCAGTCAGATACCGCTGAATGAGGTCCCGAGCCTCCTCATGGGTGAAGCGAAATAATATATGAACCCGGTCTATATACCTAGAATAAAGCCTGATCGGATGCCTAGTCTCAACTTTTGTATCCCAATAAGTAATGAATTCGTTTGGCATCTGTGGTGGGCCAGCAATCTCACTGGCTCGAGTCAGACCAAGAAGCAAAAGATCTAATACCAATCCATAATACTGAACTACAAAGGAAGCAAACTGAAGACCACGGATAAGACCATATGAATTTGTGTGGCTCATATCCTTGTATGACAACACAACATTGTTCTTTGCAGTGACATAATCAGCAATATTATGGTCTAAAACCAGCCGCAGAAGCCTGCacatcaaaaaataaatttagaagaGAAAATAGCCAAGTAAATCCACAAAATGATCTACAAATCACATACCTGTTCAGCATTGTTAAATCAATCTTCTCAAAGAATTTTTCAAACTTAGTTTGCAGCATCACAACACACTGACCATCACTGGTGTCCCATATACCTTGCAAATTGTTTATACCTTGACACCATTTGTAAACCAAAAGGGGAGGTGGCTCTGAATCTGCTGGCTTGATCCAGTTGGGAAAGAGATGACGTTTGTCACCTTCATACCACAGGTATTGATCAAGATATGCATCTGTAATTTTCTCAAGAGGCTCTATCTCATAGACTGGAATCAAGTAGCTATATAAATCCATAAACTCTATGCCAACCTgccaaaacaaaaaacaaaacaaaaaattaaagctATCCTGTAATAGGAATGCACATCCTAAATCTAACTAAATTTAACTATATCAGCATACTTCTTTGAAGGCACGCTGTGTGAGCAGGTGCCGTTTAATTCTTGATAATGCCTCGTGGGGATTGTCATAAGCTTGTTCAATCAGCCCCAGCTCTTCTCTTTGCAGTTGATTTAACCTCACCGCAACACTATAAGATTCTTTCAACCTCTCAAGTGCAAGGATAAGCAGCTTGGTGTCATGCTTGTATGATAAAGGTGGAAATGGAATAGGGGAGAACTTCCTAGATTCCAACCAATGGACAGTTGTTGTATAGATTGCAACAGCTTCTTCAGGAGTAACATAGGGACCATCTTTCAAATAATTGTGTTGACGTTCCTGCAAAAGTTATCAATGACAAGGAAGTGActtcaaatatatttatttaaaaaattatagaacTAACTAACAACAAATCCTTGAAAATAGTGAGCCAGCAAAAAATCATATCAATCATAGAGAATACTAAACACACCTGTTCTGCCTTCAACCAGAGGCGTGTCAATCTTCCAAGATTTTTCCGACAGACAGTCTTATCCACAGTCGCACCTCTTCTTATACGCTCTCGATTATAATGTGCAACATTTGTCCACCAGTCTGCTTTTGATTTCACATATCGAAGAATCATGTTCTCAATTGGAACAGGAAGACCAGGAACCTACAcattatgaaatatatcaatagcAAGACTATGAGGCAGGAAACCAAATTCAAATGAGGCCAAATAAATATTTCAGAGCAAAAGGAAGACATGGTTTTTCTAGgctataatattttgaaagataTTCCAAAAAACATTCAGAGCCAAGTTCTCATTGCTTATTGCGCCTCACTATGCTAAGGTCCTTGAACAGCTTATAGACAAGCAATTTAGACATCTTTCAAGTTTTCTTCAAACCTAATACGTGCTTATTCTTACTATTAACCAGCAATATAATTTACAACATGTTTGGATTagcttttctttaaaaaaacgCATTTTATCAGCAATCTAGGACATGAATAACCCAACCATGTTTTTAGTTTTACTATTACACCAGCAGTATCAACACACCAACAACAAAGATTTATCCCATTAATACAATTTAGTGTGTGATtggattaatttattttaaaaaaatacacacTTCCTTCTACATTCTAAGATATTGGGAAGGTTTGGTTGTGCTCATTTTTTTAACaagtgttttttaataaaatcaaaaatATTTCTACTTTATTTTATGTGATTGACTATtctacttatttttaaaataagaagttttctgctttttctaTTTAGCAAATTCTGTCTGCTTCTTAAATtagtgatttttaaaataattgcttatttcataaatatatatttgaagtTTAAACAAGCTACCATTATTAATCCACAATTGAGCTAACAATGACATATATCAAAATATTACAATCAAATAGTCGTTTACCTTCCAGGGAATATTTGCTTTCCAGCATCGCCAAGCCTCACTCAAATGCTGCAAAATAGTTCTTGCCTTGTTTTGCTTTATACCCTCTACAGTCAACAAGGAAAACACCATAACATTAGTAAACCCCACAGGAAAAAGTTACAAaaaccactacaagaaaataaactCTATCAAAAGCATatatgttaaataaaaaattatgaccTGGCATGGCATCAAGAACATCATGCATAACTGCTGCACGAAGCTCTAAGTCAAAGTGGCTCTCAACACGCTGTTTAGTGACAGTCTTTGCCACGCCTTTTGAGTGACGCCCCTCAAACTGGCGTGCAAGTAGATTGCCCAGCCATCGTTCAAGAAGAGGCACAATACCACGAAGAAAAAATAACCAAACCCTCCACATCGGTGCCCAAAACCCACATCCAGGTCCCTTCCCAACAGGCCCCGTATTAAAACGATAGTAAATCAAGTGCTTCAAATCCTTGCACATTCTTATTTGCCTCATAAGCCTGTACTTATACCGATACATACCGGTCAATTGTCCAACATGTGAAAAAGTATACTGCAGACCATCAGCCAGCTGGAAAGCATCCACATTTCCCAATCGGAACTGAACATTAGCATCAACCACAAGCTTAGTCAGACGGAGAATCTCACGACATAGATGGAAAGCATTGCCAAATCGTGATTTCTTCCGCTCTTTTGTAGTCAAGGTTTTCACAGGCTTTAgattaaaattataatcaaGGTGAAGGTAGTTCAAATTTTTCCTGTGTATTAACAGATTCAGCATGTTATACCCCTGCCTACAAACTTGAAGACCTGCCTCTACCCAATCAAGTTCTGTGGTTTGGAAAAACTTTGTTGCTTGGAGAGAACGGAATAAGTGCTTCTTTTTTTGAGCCTTGGGAGGTCTATGATGCAGCTCGTTCAACACAAAACATTTCAACAACTTTTGGTAACTAACCCGAACTTTGACTGGATATGATGGAGGACTGTTGggcaataaaaataaaacagttaATTCTTGTAATGCAAAATGCCATGTGCATAATTGAAAGACACAAGAAAGAATACAGGAGAGATAAAGCTACAACTTACCAATGCTCCTTATACCACTCTGACACGAGAGGAATATCCTCTGACCGCCTCATCCGACCAGATCTCATATTAAAAGGACGAGGAGCAAATAGCAAGGAGACTCCAGCAGCTGTAGTGTCTGTATAAAGTTGTGTATCTTTAAGCAAAGGCTCCACACCATCTGGTAATAtccaatcatcatcatcatcctcttcATAAACTCTCTTCTCACGTCGGTCCTTGTTAGCGCTGGTTATTGGGTGTATCAAGGGGTCATAATAAAATGCGGGTAGATCAGGATCTTCAGCTTTTATGTACATTATCATGGGAGTATGGTACACACAAAGCTTTACTTTGCGAGGCCTATTGTTATAAAGGTGAGGAAAAGCAATTCTATACTCTGTCCGAAGTGGTGACCTTATAATGAGTTTATTGATGTCATTAAACTCATTCCAGTCCTCATCTCCCTTCTCCATATCACGGTAAAGAGGCTCAAATTTAGGTCCACCTGGATGgcacaaataaaaagaaaagaaaaatcaatcCACGATTTTGACTCTCCAcataattctaaataaatttatatgcCTTTTACAGCTCTTTAAAAACTGCCTTGTAATCtagttttttatttagtaaTATAATGTTCAAGGGATCTATATCAGACCCAGTTCTTAACAAGCATGAATACTTTTTAATACAAATAGCAATGAATATACGTATGAAAGAAATATAAGTACCAGGAATACACATGTTCAAAGCCTTTGCTGTAAAAAATGACTCCATGTCAAACAAGTAGAAATAATTGCGGTCAATTAAATCAGACAGAAGTTGGCCAGCTAATCGATGTAGAGTTGCCATTATAGGGAGGGATAGATGCCATTTCCGGTAACTAGGACCATTTATAAGCTTTGTTTTCACAAGAGGTTTATGGTCATAAAACCAAGTATACACAGCAGAATCTTCCTCTTCATCTAGCTCCAGTTGAATAGGCTCTAGAGGATCAACATCTAAAAGATTATCGGCATAGTCTAGTGGAGGTTCCTCATCATCAAATGGTGGAAACCGCATCCTCTTAAAATGGCGACGATCCCTCTTCTCCCTTCTCATCATGATCCACATGGTACCCCACTGCACAATATAGAAGACTTTATTTTTTACTGTAAAATCAATGATAAGCTGCTAATGTGTACAGTACAACAATATTAGAATAACAAACCTGAGCAAGATAAATAGGCTCAACAACCCATGGTATTTCATTGACAAATGTGATAGCCCCAGAAATATGATACAAGACCTTCACATCTCGAACCTACATTTATCAAAAGTAAATTTATAGAGGTTATTAATAGGTACAAAGAATCAAATGAAAAGGTGGAAAACTAGACAGCCAGTTTGATCAAACGTGAGGAACTGTAACATAAAGAGAACCTGCTCCCATGGCATAGGCATATTTTCCAAGAGCTTGTAAACTGCATGTGGTATGAATTTAAGTGCTCCAAGATAAACACGTTTGTCATGACGATATTTCTTTGAGGACATGTCACCATGATCCCTGAAATAAGCAACCGAAAAGATAATAACTACTGGGAGCTATAGTACAAACAccatgattaaattaaaaacattacaGGGAAAGATATTTAGTTATTTACACGATACAAGGTCAGAACCTCAAAGACATTCCAATCATTGCCAACAAATAATCATCCAATAACACATTCATGGCATCAACCAACTTCTATAAACAGTGAAGGCTCTTTATCAGATCATCCTTCTACATCTATGTTCAAGCTAACCTTGACCACCACGAAACTTAAAACACAGAAATGACGTCCAAGTAACTTAAAATCATTTCTTCAGTATCAAAAGGGAAAAATATATTAAGCGCATCACCTTACAGAGATAGAATTATCCTTTCACAGTTCATAACACAGAAAATATAGATTCCAATCAGCTATCAGCTAGCCCTAACCTGTCTTAAAACCCGTCATCCTTTCTACCCAGCAAAACAAAGCAATTTCAATCCCACTTATAAATTCTAAATAACGAACTACTTGTAGCAGCAAATCgtcgaaaaaaaaaatccacagCGAGGCGTGAAAGAGGATAACACTTGCCTGATGATTTTCCTGACATGTTCAGGAGGCATGTCCTCTTTCTGCGTCTCGACAAATCCGAATTTCCTCTTGTCACTGTAGCGCTTCGAATTGAGCTGCTGCCATTTCCTAGCCTTCTCCTCGAGCCGCGCCTCCGCATCGGCCTCGGTCTCCATAGGTGCGGGAGGCGGAGGCGGCGGTGGAAGCACCGTGTACGACGGTTGCGCGGCCGGAGGTGGAAAAATCGGGGGAACGGAAGTTCCAGGCGGCACAATCTGGCCGTTGTTCCAcatcttgaaaaacactactcCGTCGGAGCTTCAAGATTCGGAAATTGGATGAGCTGGTGTGGTGTA includes:
- the LOC137836043 gene encoding PTI1-like tyrosine-protein kinase At3g15890, which encodes MAFCPIFCCGNGSDRKGRGKKQPPWRVFSLKELHSATNNFNYDNKLGEGGFGSVYWGQLWDGSQIAVKRLKVWSNKADMEFAVEVEILARVRHKNLLSLRGYCAEGQERLIVYNYMPNLSLLSHLHGQHSAESLLDWNRRMIIAIGSAEGIAYLHLQATPHIIHRDIKASNVLLDSDFQARVADFGFAKLIPDGATHVTTRVKGTLGYLAPEYAMLGKANESCDVYSFGILLLELASGKKPLEKLSSTVKRSINDWALPLACEKKFSELADPKLEGNYVEEELKRVVLIALLCAQSQAEKRPTILEVVELLKGESKDKLVQLENNEIFKNPPAAHTDDENFAAEGSSDFISEEKESKPEVEDKTGA
- the LOC137836044 gene encoding pre-mRNA-processing-splicing factor 8A; this encodes MWNNGQIVPPGTSVPPIFPPPAAQPSYTVLPPPPPPPAPMETEADAEARLEEKARKWQQLNSKRYSDKRKFGFVETQKEDMPPEHVRKIIRDHGDMSSKKYRHDKRVYLGALKFIPHAVYKLLENMPMPWEQVRDVKVLYHISGAITFVNEIPWVVEPIYLAQWGTMWIMMRREKRDRRHFKRMRFPPFDDEEPPLDYADNLLDVDPLEPIQLELDEEEDSAVYTWFYDHKPLVKTKLINGPSYRKWHLSLPIMATLHRLAGQLLSDLIDRNYFYLFDMESFFTAKALNMCIPGGPKFEPLYRDMEKGDEDWNEFNDINKLIIRSPLRTEYRIAFPHLYNNRPRKVKLCVYHTPMIMYIKAEDPDLPAFYYDPLIHPITSANKDRREKRVYEEDDDDDWILPDGVEPLLKDTQLYTDTTAAGVSLLFAPRPFNMRSGRMRRSEDIPLVSEWYKEHCPPSYPVKVRVSYQKLLKCFVLNELHHRPPKAQKKKHLFRSLQATKFFQTTELDWVEAGLQVCRQGYNMLNLLIHRKNLNYLHLDYNFNLKPVKTLTTKERKKSRFGNAFHLCREILRLTKLVVDANVQFRLGNVDAFQLADGLQYTFSHVGQLTGMYRYKYRLMRQIRMCKDLKHLIYYRFNTGPVGKGPGCGFWAPMWRVWLFFLRGIVPLLERWLGNLLARQFEGRHSKGVAKTVTKQRVESHFDLELRAAVMHDVLDAMPEGIKQNKARTILQHLSEAWRCWKANIPWKVPGLPVPIENMILRYVKSKADWWTNVAHYNRERIRRGATVDKTVCRKNLGRLTRLWLKAEQERQHNYLKDGPYVTPEEAVAIYTTTVHWLESRKFSPIPFPPLSYKHDTKLLILALERLKESYSVAVRLNQLQREELGLIEQAYDNPHEALSRIKRHLLTQRAFKEVGIEFMDLYSYLIPVYEIEPLEKITDAYLDQYLWYEGDKRHLFPNWIKPADSEPPPLLVYKWCQGINNLQGIWDTSDGQCVVMLQTKFEKFFEKIDLTMLNRLLRLVLDHNIADYVTAKNNVVLSYKDMSHTNSYGLIRGLQFASFVVQYYGLVLDLLLLGLTRASEIAGPPQMPNEFITYWDTKVETRHPIRLYSRYIDRVHILFRFTHEEARDLIQRYLTEHPDPNNENMVGYNNKKCWPRDARMRLMKHDVNLGRSVFWDMKNRLPRSITTLEWENSFVSVYSKDNPNLLFSMCGFEVRILPKIRMTQEAFSNTRDGVWNLQNEQTKERTAVAFLRVDDEHMKVFENRVRQILMSSGSTTFTKIVNKWNTALIGLMTYFREATVHTQELLDLLVKCENKIQTRIKIGLNSKMPSRFPPVIFYTPKEIGGLGMLSMGHILIPQSDLRYSQQTDVGVTHFRSGMSHEEDQLIPNLYRYIQPWESEFIDSQRVWAEYALKRQEAQAQNRRLTLEDLEDSWDRGIPRINTLFQKDRHTLAYDKGWRVRTDFKQYQVLKQNPFWWTHQRHDGKLWNLNNYRTDVIQALGGVEGILEHTLFKGTYFPTWEGLFWEKASGFEESMKYKKLTNAQRSGLNQIPNRRFTLWWSPTINRANVYVGFQVQLDLTGIFMHGKIPTLKISLIQIFRAHLWQKIHESVVMDLCQVLDQELDALEIETVQKETIHPRKSYKMNSSCADILLFAAHRWPMSKPSLVAESKDVFDQKASNKYWIDVQLRWGDYDSHDIERYTRAKFMDYTTDNMSIYPSPTGVMIGIDLAYNLHSAFGNWFPGSKPLLQQAMNKIMKSNPALYVLRERIRKGLQLYSSEPTEPYLSSQNYGEIFSNQIIWFVDDTNVYRVTIHKTFEGNLTTKPINGAIFIFNPRTGQLFLKVIHTSVWAGQKRLGQLAKWKTAEEVAALVRSLPVEEQPKQIIVTRKGMLDPLEVHLLDFPNIVIKGSELQLPFQACLKIEKFGDLILKATEPQMVLFNIYDDWLKSISSYTAFSRLILILRALHVNNEKAKMLLKPDKTIVTEPHHIWPSLSDDQWMKVEVALRDLILSDYAKKNNVNTSALTQSEIRDIILGAEITPPSQQRQQIAEIEKQAHEANQVTAVTTKTTNVHGEELIVTTTSPYEQAAFGSKTDWRVRAISATNLYLRVNHIYVNSEDIKETGYTYIMPKNILKKFICIADLRTQISGYMYGISPPDNPQVKEIRCIVMPPQWGTHQQVHLPSALPEHDFLNDLEPLGWMHTQPNELPQLSPQDLTSHAKILENNKQWDGEKCIILTCSFTPGSCSLTAYKLTPSGYEWGRVNKDTGSNPHGYLPTHYEKVQMLLSDRFLGFYMVPDNGPWNYNFMGVRHASGMKYGVKLGTPREYYHEDHRPTHFLEFSNMEEGETVAEGDREDTFS